aggaaggACTGAGGACATGAAACCGTGGGAAATCCTGGTGATACAGTTCCTTACTCTCTCTATTGGAATTTTACAGCTGAACACTTAAAAGGCTCCACCCAAAGCCATGGACTTATGAATTGTTTCAATAGAGACAGCTGCCTGATGGAACATGGAATAGTGACACGACTGCTTGGGGGAAGAGAACACCTTGTGTTTCAAGCTTCGAGTGGCTGCATATTACATGTATTTGTTGAAAGTTTTGTTACTGTATTCAGGGGCTgttttctagaaaaataggtggcagagctcattagcatataccccccagcaacccgatgcaagaaatgagagccccgggtgagcgtgGCCTGCTTGGACTGGATCCAGCcacccaagcaggtctcgctcacctggggctctcctgggctgccctcccccacccagtcaaaagaccagcaagctacatgccatccaaaatcacataagaagtgaagaaagggtggtgcaggcttctccaggggttaatgagggctgctggggtgtggcaaagcccctggtggctggctggctgcggctctcctaatccagggattgttatgcagctgcacctactactcaatggacaaggtaggtggggaggaagagggggaaccctcagaaaggttcaggaactgcgcttccgtgagctcctgctgaatctgaggcctgattatatTGCACTGAATAGAATGCATGTACACACTGTAGGTGCAAAGGTGTTTTTTCACCGGCGATTATTCTTGCAGTTCTTTTTCTCCCATAGGTCAGGCTGACCCCGATTTCTAGAAGGCATTCCAAGATACACCATGCCCCGCTCCAGAGAGCCGTCTGCCTTTCCTTCACTTGCCCTTTCTTCTTTCCCAGGTGGGCTACACCAACCCCAACTCCTACATCAACGCCATCATCGGCATCTCCACCTTCCTCTCCTTCTACGGCTACCTGCTCTTCTACAAGGCCACCAAGCCAGCCCTGGTGGGCTACAGCCTGCGCTCCAAGTTTGTCTGCATCATCTTGGTCCTCGTCCTCTGCGGCCTGCAGAGCGGGATCTTGGAGACGATGGGGGCTGTCGGAGCCATCCCGTGCAGCCCGCCCCTCTCCCCTGACACCCGCTCCCAAAGTAAGTTGGCTTTGACAGGGTGGGCAAGGGgtagtggttaaaatgttgggagatccaggttcaaatcctcactttggGTAACCTTCTGTCAGTCACATCCGCTCCGTCTgacctacctagggttgccaagttccctgcagCCTCCGGCAGGGGACAGTTTTCACATGTGCATGATGTCATCGCTACAGCGACGTTACACGCTGGCCACTGTAGGCATTTCTGCTTAAACTCGATGTTTttttccagacgctctagcattttggcaggtaaaaactctatggtaccataaaacctctatggtaccatagagttttccctcccaaaatgctagagcatccgggaaaaacaATAGAGtgttcccagaaacgcctagagcagccagcaatgttgggggaggttcccctcgccGGCCCAATgagggctggcgggttgggaacctcctgggtgggagaacccccgcctggcccaggggcttggtagccctagtcctacctcacagggttggagCTGACTCCGCTGTTGGACAACTCTGACtataaaaaaagtttttcctaccatccagccagtaccttcctgtCCTTAATTCAAACCCATGATTGCGAGTCctcccctctgctgccagcaggaacagctccttgccctcctctaagtgacagcccttcagatacttcaagagagccatcgTGTCCCCTGTGAAACCAAAACAAATTCACGGCCCTGTGCGGAATGGACACTAGCCAATCAACAGACCTACACCCAGGGGAAGGGTACAGTACAAGTCACTCTCCTTTTGATTTTCCAGTGATCTACTATTACTCGTTGGCTGTCGAGATGTTCTTTATCAGCGTATTTGCCCGTTACTCTTTCCGAAGAACCGAACCGCAGTCGAATACGCAGCCGGTCTCCCACCCCTGCGCCTCCCAGACCGAGATGGCCGCATCCAGCTGTTGCAGCTCTGGGGGAAACACAACCATGGAGCAAGTGAATGCCGGTTTCCTTTGCGACGAGGCTTTGTGTACGATCGAGCACTCCCCTTTGGATCAGTTTGATTTCAGCACGGGGGAGCCGGTGGACAAACGGCGAGAGAGCTGGAGCCTGAGCCACCCACAGATGGGGGCACTGAGGGGCAAGGAGCCACAAATAATTTTATCGCAACAAACAGCTGGGACTGAATCACCGTCAACAGGAACCCAAGGCCAGACTGTCACAGTGGATGCTGAGGGGGTCACTGTGGTATAAGCTGCGGGCTCACAACAGATCTATCAATCTGTAGACTATGCcaccataagaatgtaagagaagctatgttggatcaggccaatggcccatccagtccaacattctgggtcacacagtggccaaaaaaccaggtgccatcaggaggtccatcagtggggtcaggacactagaagccttcccactgtgcccccccccaagcaccaagaatacagggcatcactgccccagacataagaacataagagaagccatgctggatcaggccaatggcccatccagtccaatgttctatgtcacacagtggcaaaaaaaacccaggtgtcatcaggaggtccaccagcaggaccagaactccagaagtcctcctactgttgcccccccaagcaccatgaatacagagcatcactgccccagtcagagagttccaccactaccctgtggctaatatgAAAATGTATAAGAACGTTTTGAATGTATGTTGGAGACGCGAACAAAAGGGGCATTCTATCATTTATGGGGGACGTGTTACAAAGCCAAATTTCTTTGGAGACAAATACGTTGATTAAACCAGAAGATTCTGAAGACTAATATAATTGTTgaaaccatcagggcttttttgtagcaggaactcctttgcctattgggctacaccctcctgatgtagccagtcctcctggcgcttccagtaggccctgtaaaaacagccctgtaagctcttggaggattggctacatcacggggtgtggcctaatatgcaaaagagttcctgctcaaaccccccccccccggaaaccaTAGtttttttctgttgggactaaTGGGCAGACATCTAGAAAAAAGTAATGgaacttttatttttatatacGATGACAACGGCAGCGAGACTGTTATACACAAAAATGAGAACGTTACACTACCCACAATAGAGGAGCGATTGGTGAAGATAAAGAACTTGCAGAGATGGCTAAACCTACTGCTATGATTACAGAAAAGGCATTACCTACATTTATTGTTAACTGGAAACCCCTTACAGAGTTTTTTGCGTGAAacggaaaaaaaatgaaatgatgaTGTGTGGATTTGATGATTAAGGGGTGGAAAAATTAGATAACAGAAAAAGGGAGCTTTTATTTGTAATTAGAGTGTGAAGTTTGCAATTTTACTTGTATTGGTTGTGGAGAAAATCAGAAGTcgtttctttatttttttccttctcttcttttctttgttttcttcaatTTTGCGTTTCTCTTTTCTGTTAAGTGCCCGCTGTTAAGTTTTTATCTTTTGGTTTAAAAAAttcataataaaaattatttttttaaaaaagaaactgacaTTGACTTGAATTTGTTTAgcggctggggtgggggtgggggggctttcaGAAGTCTTTAAAGTGTGGAAACAAGAAATCCCCTGAGCTAACATTCCCTTGTTAAACTAAACGcctttcaaaccagcagggggcagcaTGCGCACGTTGCCAGGCCTCGTCCTCTCCCACAGGCCTCAGGGGTAATGTCATGTGGACAACTCCTCCAGGGCATTGACCAGTTCAGTCTCACAAGTACCGGAAGCCCCCTCCTCTTGAGGCAGTGGAGGCTCACTGAGGGCAGCTGGTGGCGGTTGAGGCTGGGCTGCTGTTTCCTTGGCGAGAAGGTTCCGTTTCTTTAAGAAGCAGGCTTCTTCGTAAGGGGGGCGGATGGGAGGCTGAGTGGGAGGCAGGTAGGTGTATTCCTTTCCGGGTTCCAGCTGGCCAAATGGAAAAGACAGAGCTTCAAGATGaagacagggccggattaacaattaggccaagcaggcactggtctatgggcccccacgcctttaggggccccgggctggctccccacCGCCCggtttcctccctgcttgcagcccttccagcctctACGCGCAGccggcaactgagccgctctttgcccgacttgcctggtgcggctgctgctggcgtcatctcccagtttgcctctctctgcctctcccctgcagctttgtcaaaggggctttggagaaggtgcctgcaggctgcagcaggggttgCAGGCAGTGGGGTGCAAGCTCCGACTCTAATTTGTGAGGGgagcccctgagattttgactgcctacgggactccacagggtttaatccagcactggatgAAGAGTCCCCATACCATCCCCAACCCCCTTTTCCCAGGTGTCGGGCTCCTTCCTGACAATTAAGGGTGGCAGGCAGTGTCTTGCGACCGGCTGAAGGGTTGCAGGGAGAGCAGCGCCCCAGGagtaaaatgaagaagaaaaataaggcctcatAGACCCACAGTAAGTTCtgaccacagagtttctggtgattccaagAGCTAcccttcacaaatacctccccccagggcttttttttgtagaaaaagcccagcaggagctcatctgcatattaccacaccccctgacatcaccattgtttcacacagagcttttttccctagaaaacgaccagcagaaactcatttgcatgttaggccacacccctggcaccaagccagccgaaatggcgttcctgctcataaaaagccctgcctccccctaaattcacaagatctgcattgctgtcagatggccatctagcctctgttgaaaaacctccaaggaaggagagcccaccacctcccgaaggagcctgttccactgaggaaccactctaacagtcaggaagttcttcctaatgttgagccagaaactcttctgattttatttcaacccattggttctggtcctacctttgggggggggggggacagaaaacaattctgcaccatcctctagatgacagcgcttctagtacttgaagatggtgatcatatcacctgtcagccacctcctctccaggctaaacatgcccagctccttcaacctttcctcataggacttggtctccagacccttcaccatcttcgtcgccctcctctggacctgttccagcttgtctagatccttctgaaaatgcggtgccccaaactgaacatgaTATGCCAGGAACTCTGTGGTTAGAACTTCCTATAAGCAGCGTTCCTTCTATGCTGCGGAAGTCacgtgaacaaaaattctactttgtgagctactagcatcaaagttgtgaggtgctgcatgaattagtttgctcggggccatttttcctgagctaagaaaaaacgtatgagctgggggctaaaaaactgtgagccagctcacactcactcagcttagaaggaacgctGTCTGTAAGTAGACAAGGCCTTCATTATCTTTTTAAATTTTCTCCCCAGGACAATTGCCTGTTTGGCTCCCGTTTCTGCTTGTCAATCAGGAAGGCACTGGTGGACAGGAGCCAAAAttacctggaggtctcccaccagaAGTGGGCAAATGGGAACCTTTGGACAGGCAACCTCTTCATGCCTGTCCTCTCCCACAGTCGCCAGGCTGCCCATTTCAAAAGCTGTCAGGTTCTCCTTCCAACAGCTAGAAATCGCTGGGGAGTCTTAAAGTGGATCCCGCCACACTACTTTCTGCAATGGCCAAGGAGATGCAAGATGGCTTGCTGCTGCTCAGCAGCGCCACCAAGACAGGTGGCCAAAGGCTGGTATTGCAAGCTATCAATTCAGCAAGAGTCAGAGGACAAAAGAATGGCCAACAAAGCGGCTGCCTTCTTTTATCAGTCTGAGCAACTTGTTATTCTGGTACGGGCAGACTCGAGCTGCCCCCTGGGCTGTAGCGCACGTGGCCTTACCTGTAGGGGATACGTCCGGTCCGAATCATAAGCGCTCAGATCTCCGCAAGCCAAGAAGGGAACGATGACCCGGTTGGGGCCCTGCAGCTGGTTAAAATCCACATCTGGAAGGGAAGGCGAGATGGTCAAGGGGCAGAATCCTGCCCTCTGAATTGCCCTGAGCAGATGAATATTCTCCataaaataaaaagcacaattgaaagacctcttgctttggaaatgCACTTCCGATTTAATCGACattctcccccacaatagacaccctgtgaggtgggtggggctgagagagctctcccagaagctgcccttccatggacagctctgtgagagctatgggtaacccagggccattccagcagctgcaagtggaggagtggggaatcaaaccctgtgaggtgggtggggctgagagagctctgacagaagctgccctttcaaggacaactcctacgagagctatggctgacccaaggccattccagcaggtgcaagtggaggagtggggaatcaaacccagttctctcagataggagtctgcacacttagtcactacaccaaattggctaaaaaaaatcaattgcttttgaagcacagaagctttacgcAGCATCTCCCATTCTTCACGTTTCCCggttaaggggaaaaaaagcaatTCAAACAAATTACCAAAAAAGGTCTAATTCCACTACACGCTGCACATAACTTTTGGCCCACTGGCTCTGATCTGGCACTGgctttgatcaattctggaccattttGGCCTACAATAAGACATATGATGCTACACACATGCCCTTGACCAGGACATAAGGCTGCATTTTGAGAGGCCTCAATTCCATCTCTTCGCCTTTGTCACTTTATTAAACTCCTTTCTTTTTGGTCCAGCActgatttattgtattttgtaataTCAGcctgtatgtgtatatatttgtttgacctctgaagaacaCCATTTTAAGTCAAAACGcgtttgtatgattttactaatTCAGGAGGCTAAAGATGGGCCCCTAAATGCTTTTAACTTCCTGcaataaatacatgcattttttGGTTACGATTTTATTTCAGagtctgcttttaatttttggcccttaCTGTATATTAACCGTTCTGATTCTTAATTTCTGATGCCAAGAGagagaaattttacttacaaaaacagAAACACGTAACATATTGAGGTTAGGTACATTTAacataggagccccgtggcgcagagtgttgagctgcaatactgcagtcctagctctctgctcacgacctgagttcgatcctggtggaagccgaGCGCAATTAGCCTgcttgaggttgattcagccttccatccttccgaggtcagtaaaatgaggacccagcttgctggggggaaagtgtagatgactggggaaggcgatggcaaaccaccccattaaaaaagtctgccgtgaaaacgtcataatgcgacgtcaccccagagtcggaaacgactggtgcttctacaggggacttacctttacctttttacattcaACTTGTTGTGAATGGACTAAATGCAAAAAGATTGCTACGGCTCCAAGCCCAgataagagagaagaagaagagaggtccCGTAGAAGATGAAACAGAACGCAAACCAAGGCCAGAGAGGCTCAGCATCTAACTGGTGGAGTGAACTGTCAAGTGTACCCCAGCAAGAGAATTCTCtcaaccctttccctcccagatttcAATATCCAACACTTTTTGGAAGAAATTAAACCCAATCCCAACTAGATTAATCCAGAGCCAGTGGGCCAGAAGTTGGGTAAGACATTGCATGGTCCATTCACTCGGCAAGCAGGAAGCCCATGTTTGCTTCGGGAAAAACCGTCTAGGAGGAAGTGGCCTGCCCACCTGGGGAATGTACCGTTTCGGGGATAGCTGAAGACAGTCAGGCTATTGTCCTGTTGCTTATGAAAAAAGAAAGGATGTCTAGCAATCAAACAGTCAGCTAATTGTTCTTCCAGGCCACGGCTGATCGGCCACAACACCTGTGCAGTGTCCCGAGGAGGCCTCATCCCGAACATGAAAGAGACCCGGGGGAAGTTTCCCGGAGGTACGGGGCAGGGGGAAATTGCTTGAAGGCATGCTGGCAACCAGCTAAGGTTCTGGAGAGAGGCAGACAATGGGTCTTTTGAAGTCGATCCAAGCTGGCTGTAGTCAAACAGGGTGACTTTTTCTACGTTCAGTTTGGGGTCATGGATTTTATGCCGCTCAGTTCATAACTTGGAACCAACGGTCCCTTTTCACTAAGGGCGGACTCTTGCTCCATGGAAAGACATTTGTTcctctgaagaagatattggatttataccccatcccatactttgaatctcagagtggcttacaatctcctttatctcccccccccccttaaaacagacaccctgtgaggtgggtggggctgagagagctctcaggagaagaagatactggatttataccctgcccttcaccctGCCTTTCTGCATAGTAGGGACacgaatttatatcctgcccttctcacctcctccattttatctgcacgCCAACCCTGCGAGGTACATCAGGCtcagtgtgtgtgcgtgcaagCGTGATTgtcccaaggtcccccagcaagcttccatggcacaagtcaAGATTCGAACCCACAAGGGCTCCTTCTAACCACGATGCCTCACTCAGTGGAAGAGCTGCACATTCCTATACGTTGCTAGAACCACCTTGAGTCCTTTTATGAGAAAAAGGCAATTTTAAAGTGCCATCAATAAACGAATGTGGCCCTTTTCAtgcacgcccagggaaatgctgattgccactttggggttagtcagcaacttttctccaggccagtttggacagagatcctggaggtttctgtcatcttctgggcatggagcaggggtcactggggacatGTCTGGGGACAAaagaaccagtctggtgtagtggttaagtagtaGATTAAgagtgcgtactcttatctgggagaactgggtttgattccccactcctccacttgcagctgctggaatggccttgggtcagccatagctctggcagaggttgtccttgaaagggtagctgctgtcagagctctctcagccccacccacctcacagggtgtttgttgtgaggggggggagaaggtaaaggaaattgtgactgctctgagactctgaaattgagagtatagggcaggatataaatccagtatcttcaaaaaaaaaagtctctgttTTCAAAGTATAATTGTCCGTATGGGGCTTTcatggaagccagtttggtgtagtggttaagtgcacggactcttatctgggtgaaccaggtttgattccccactcctccacttgcacctgctggcatggccttgggtcagccatagctctggcagaggttgtccatggaagggcagctgctgtgagagccctctccagccccacccacctcacagggtttgatttcccactcctccacttgcacctattgaaatggccttgggtcagtcataaatctcacagttgtccttgaaagggcagcttccaggagagctctctcagccccacccacctctcagggtgtttcttgtgggggaggaagataaatgagattgtaagccactctgagattcggagtggaaagcaggatataaatccaatatcatcatcatcatcatcatgtgtgtggggaggaggtatttgtgagt
This region of Heteronotia binoei isolate CCM8104 ecotype False Entrance Well chromosome 13, APGP_CSIRO_Hbin_v1, whole genome shotgun sequence genomic DNA includes:
- the LOC132581112 gene encoding organic solute transporter subunit alpha-like, whose translation is MLQRLEGQRVSPDPFPCCCCCCLPEIAASRSNLRYMTVAVYQLSLIRTILFFVTLILWTDEKYDYGDVGYTNPNSYINAIIGISTFLSFYGYLLFYKATKPALVGYSLRSKFVCIILVLVLCGLQSGILETMGAVGAIPCSPPLSPDTRSQMIYYYSLAVEMFFISVFARYSFRRTEPQSNTQPVSHPCASQTEMAASSCCSSGGNTTMEQVNAGFLCDEALCTIEHSPLDQFDFSTGEPVDKRRESWSLSHPQMGALRGKEPQIILSQQTAGTESPSTGTQGQTVTVDAEGVTVV